The genomic stretch CATTTAGGGTCAATCATAATCCAGTTGCCTGCGGAATCTTTCGGCAGGAAAAATTTTTTATCTGTATTCCAGAGATTTTTATAATCGTTGCTTCTTGCATCCAACAATTTATAATCATCGGTTTTGCCGAATTCTTTTGCCAATTGTCCTGTTGCCCAATCGTCGTAGCTTGCGCCAAGTGTAACGGCTACGGCTTGTCTTCTTTCAAAAGACTGAACAAACGGATAAGGCTCTTTTTCGCCGGGGTGCAACGCCGGGAAATATCCGTGCGTATAATAGAAACTATCGAGAGTGGTTGCAGGTCCGTTTTTCCATGGAAGTTTGGTGGCGCTTAAAGAATTTTTAAGCATTCCTTCGTAAGCAGATTTATAATCAATATTCTTCAATCCTTTGCGATAGGCATCCAGAAAAACAATGGAAGAATTAAATCCGTTCATACAGGCATGGTCGCCGTAAAGTACCGGAAATGTTGGCATCCAGCCGCTTTGCTCATACATACGCACATAAGATTGCAGCATATCTTCCTCAACGGTCGGTTGCAAAATCATACGCAACGGATGCAGCGCATGATGTGTGTCCCAAACCCAATCGTCCACATAAAAAGGTCTTTTGTCTTCATGGATTTTATTGTCGTAACCGCTGTAATATTTCCCGTCTTCGGTAATATTTACCATGCGTTCGTAGCAGCGGTATAACGCTGTATAAAAACTTTCTTTTTGTTCAACAGTTCCGCCCTCAACCTGAATTTGGTTCATCACTTTTGCCCACGCTTCCTCGCCTTGCGCAGCTAATTTGTTTAAAGAAATATTTTTTAATTCATCATTAAAATTTTGCTTCGCCTGTTGCGGGCTGATGTAGGAAATCGCATAACGAAATTCAACGGTATCACTTCCCGAAACGAAATTGCAATAAGCTTTTGCGCCTCTTCCTGTAACAGCATCTTGTTGTTCATTATCGGCAGAATACAATTTTGTCTTACTGCTGAATGTGCCGTAAACATAGACTTTTACAGGTTTCAGATTGTCTTCTGCTTCAAAATATTGCATTCCTTCGAGCGTGTTATTATTGGTTAGTTTCCAATAACTTTCGCTACCGTTGTATGCACCTAAGAGCAAAGATTTGTTTACATTTTTCGGAAAGATAAAGCGGAAAATTGCGGCTTTTTTGCCCGGCACAAAATCGACCGAAATGTTTTTTTCCGTAAAAAAGTTTTGATAATGCCATGGCGAACGGTCCTCCAAATCCTGGTCGTAAGCATATTTTTCATTCCAGCTGTTTGGAGAGATAACGGCATCTGTTGACGGCATTATGGAAAATACCTGACCAAGCCTGTGTGAAACTACTTGCAAAGGAAAATCGCTGATTTGGTCGTCAAGATAGTCTCTTCGCGAAGGCGTCATGCGAATCGATTGGTACGGCAACTGAATAGTTGGTCTTGTAGGAACAAGCAAATGTCCTACGCCGCCGATTTCGGGTTTGAGATAAGACAGGTTATTTTTTTGTGCAAATACATTGGCTGTACCTAAAACGATGCAGACGATAAAAAGTAATTTCTGTTTCATGAAAACTTTGTGAATGATTTTATGCAATTTCCCAAAGAAAATTAATTATCAAGGTAAATGTTGGCACGATTAATAATCCATTAACAATCTCTTCCGTGTTTATTTGCAACTATGCACAATTGGAATGCTTATCTTTAGAACTTGAAATCAATTCATTACTATGCGAAAAATTTTATCATTAATCTGTTCTGTTGCAGTTGCGTCAGGTATTTCAGCACAGGTTACCAATTCCGAAACATCGCTTGTTGATTATGTAAACCCGTTAATGGGGAGTGATTCAAAAGTTGATTTATCTACTGGCAATACATATCCTGCTATTGGTTTGCCATGGGCAATGAATATGTGGACACCGCAAACCGGTCGCGATGGCGACGGTTGGCAATATACTTATACCGCCGATAAAATAAGAGGCTTTAAGCAAACGCATCAGCCATCGCCGTGGATGAACGATTACGGAGTGTTCTCGCTGATGCCCGTAACCGGAAAAGCCGTGTTTGACGAGAACGAAAGAGCAAGCTGGTTTTCGCACAAAACGGAAATTTCAAAACCTTATTATTACAGTGTTTATTTAGCCGACCAGGATGTAACTACTGAAATAGCGCCCACTTTGCGTGCGGCAATGTTCCGTTTTACATTTCCTAAAACAGACAGCGCTTTTGTTGTAATTGACGCTTTTCAAAGGCATTCTTTTGTAAAAATTATTCCCGAAAAAAATGAAATCATCGGTTATTCAACTTTCTATGCGCGCGGTCCGTTGAAGAATTTTAAAAACTATTTTGTTATCAAATTTGACAAGCCTTTTAAAAGTATCGGCACATGGAGCAATAAGGATTTGAACAGAGGCAGTTTGTCTGCCGACGATAAACACGTGGGTGCTATTGTTAATTTCGATTCGAAATACCGCGGCGAACAAGTAGTTGCAAAAGTTGCATCGTCGTTTATCAGTGCAGAACAAGCGGAACTCAATCTGAAAGAATTGGGTAATGATAATTTTGAGACTGTTGAACAGAAAGGAAAAGATATTTGGAATAAAACTTTAGGCAGCGTAAAAGTGGACGGTGGAACGATTGACCAGATGCGTACTTTCTATTCCTGTCTGTACAGAATGTTGTTTTTCCCGAATCGTTTGTATGAGGTAAATGCAGAAGGTAAAATAGTGCATTACAGTCCTTACGATGGACAGGTGCATGACGGTTATATGTTTGGCGGCACAGGTTTTTGGGATACTTTTCGCGCCTTGTATCCGTTCCTGAATTTAATGTATCCTTCCGTTGTCAAAGAGATGCAGGAAGGACTGGTAAACGATTACAAAGAAGGTGGCTGGCTGCCGGAATGGAGCAGTCCGGGCTATGCCGATATTATGGTGGGAAACAATTCTGCATCTATCGTTTCAGAAGCGTATATGAAAGGCTTGCGCGGTTATGACATCAATACTTTGTATGAAGCATTGTTGCATGATGCCAATAACGAAGGTCCGATGAGTGCCGTTGGTCGTAAAGGTGTTCGGTATTACAACACATTGGGTTATGTTCCTTACGATGTAGGTATTAACGAAAATGCGGCGCGTACACTCGAATATGCGTATGATGATTTTGCGATTTATCAATTGGCAAAAGTTTTGCATCGTCCACAGGCGGAAATCGATCTGTATGCAAAACGTTGCTTAAATTATAAAAATCTGTTCGACCCTTCACATAACCTGATGCGTGGAAAAAATAAAGACGGAAGCTGGAGCGCAAACTTTAATCCGTTCAAATGGGGCGATGCATTTACCGAAGGTAACAGTTGGCACTACTCGTGGAGCGTGTTTCATGATATGCAGGGATTAATCGACCTGATGGGAGGAAAGAAAACATTTGTGAACATGCTGGATTCTATTTTCAAAATGCCGCCAACATTTGACGACAGCTATTACGGCGGTGTGATTCACGAAATCCGTGAAATGCAAATTATGAATATGGGACAATATGCGCATGGCAACCAGCCGATTCAACACATGCTGTATTTGTATAACTATGCAGGCGAACCGTGGAAGTCGCAGTACTGGATTCGTGAAGCAATGAATAAACTATATAAAGCTACACCGGACGGTTATTGCGGAGATGAAGACAACGGGCAAACTTCGGCTTGGTATGTGTTTTCTGCATTAGGATTTTATTCAGTGTGTCCTGCCGTGCCGCAATATGTTTTGGGTGCCCCGTTATTTAAGAAAGTAACGCTGAATCTGGAAAATGGAAAAACATTTACCATTAGTGCGCCGGCAAACAGCGATGCAAACCGGTACGTAAAATCGGCAACGTTGAACGGAAAATCTTATGATAAGAATTTCATCAACCACTTTGATATTTTAAAAGGCGGAACATTTCAATTACAAATGAGCGATGTTCCGAACAAACAGAAAGGTATCAGTCCGGAAGATTATCCGTATTCCTTTTCAACGGATAAGAATAAGTAAATTTTGAACCATTAAGAAGTTAAGGAACATTAAACTTAATTTTCTTAATTCCTTAGTGGTTTCTTTTTATGGTAAGTACTCAAATTTTCTTAATTATTTTAAATTTTTAATTGTGCTGAAAAAAGTAATGTTCGTTTTTGGCGTGGTTTCATGCGCCTTAATATCCAATAATCTCAATGCGCAAAGGCATCGCAGAAGTTGGAATGATGTTGACCGTGCTGATGCCGTAAACATCGATTCAACTACGAAAGAAGGTTATACGCTCATCTTCATCAATCATGATTCGACATTTGATAAAGCGGTGGAAAAACACATGACGGAGGTGTTTTTCAAAGTATATCCCGAAGAAGCGAAAGAGTACAATCCGAACACGAGAAAGAAAGTCTTTATCATTATTGACCCGGCATACAAAGGCGTTGCGGCAACTGCTGGCAGCATAGTTCGTGTAAATCCTGAGTGGATGCACCAGCATCCCGAAGATGTGGATGTGGTTACACACGAAGTAATGCACATTGTGCAGTCATATCGCGGTGGCGCAGGTCCCGGCTGGATTACAGAAGGCATTGCAGATTTTGTACGCAATGAATACGGCGTAAATAATAAAGCTGCGGGTTGGTCGCTTACGCCTTTTAATAGTAAACAATCTTATACAAATGCGTATCGCATCACAGCACGTTTTCTTGTATGGATTGAGAAAAAATACGACAAAACCTTTGTACGCGAATTGAATGAAGCTATGCGCGAACATACTTATACGGATGATTTCTGGAAAAATAAAACAGGAAAAACGGTGGACGAGCTTTGGGCTGAATACGCTGCAAATCCTGCGATATAAAATAAGGGTGGGTGTTTTTATAATTTGAAATGGTCGGTAAATATTTATCGACCATTGTTTTTTTCCATATTTCAGTTTCAAAAAAATATCACGAGCTCCAAACAAATAATTATTGAGTTGGTCAGAATAATTACTCGGTCGTGTTGTAAATCCATCTTTCGCCGATTTTTCACGCCATGTTTATTGCTTGCGGAAGAAATGTAAGTGGTGTAATAAAACCTGCCGTGTAGTCCAAAGTTTGTGTAAAGGACATAGAACGAATTATTAACAGTTTTATGCAAAACAATAAAACTAAATTAGAGAAATAAAAATATTTGTTGAGAAATAATAATTCTGTTATGAAATTAAAATACTGCTTTTATTGGATAATATTTTTCACAAATTTAGCGTGGTCGCAGCCAGATATAAAAGTTAATTCAATTAATATTTTAACGAACAATAAAATAAGTCAATTATCAAATCTTGGTCAGGTTTGGGGTTTTCTAAAATATTATCATCCTGCTGTTTATTCAGGGGAATACGACTGGGATAGTAAACTGCTACAGGTTTTTCCACAAGTGTTGAATGCTAAAAATAATAACGATGCTTATGAAATAATTGAGCGCTGGGTCGATAGTTTAGGGACTGTACCTGCTTGTACAAATTGCAGTTTTATTCCTGTGAAAGATATTAAACTAAAAGCCGATTATGGTACCCTGTTTGATAAAAATAACTTGGCTGTTTCTTTGATGCGGAAGTTGAGATTCATTGCTGAGAACTATAATGCACCCGATTCGCAATATTATGTGGCAGCAGATAAAGAATATGGAGAGCTATTTATAAAAAATGAATCTGCTTATGAGAATGCTCGGATAAATGCGCCGATGAATTTTTTAGCATTGTATAGATTTTGGAACTATATTCAATATTTTTATCCTTATCGGCATTTAATTGGAAAGTCATGGACGCGCGTTTTAAATGAATTTATTCCTGTTTTTTACGGCATCAAGAATGATACAGACTACGTTATTGCTTGTACGAAAATGATTACTTCTATCAATGACAGTCATGGTTGTATCTCATTGTTGCCGCCTCGCTTTGGCAGTGCTCCTTTAGCAATACAACACCACAAGGCGATACCTGTGCAAACGAGTTTTATTGAAAACAAATGTGTCGTTACGGGCTATTATCAGGATTCATTAGAAATAAAAAATATACTTCATCGGGGAGATATTATTGATTCTATAAATGGAATATCAATTGATAGCGTGATTCAGAGATATTCTCCTTATATCCCTGCGTCCAATTATCCGACAAAATTAAGAGAATTGATTGCTCCAATGTTTAATGTTTTAAGAGGCGATGAAGATTCGATGACTCTGTATATTACGAGAAATAAACAATCTTTCAACCTTTGTCTTCCTTTGCTAACGGATTCACAGATTACTAAGGCTGCGTATTATACAAAAGATGTTGTGCATAAACCGGTATGTTCAGTTATCTCAAACAATATAGGCTATTTATGTCCACAAGATATGCAACTGAAAGATACTGCTGCAATTGAAAGGATGTTCGCTAATACGAAAGGTTTAATCATTGATTTAAGATATTATCCTACACCTTGGATAGTATATTTAATGTATTGGTTGGAAGCAGAAATTAAACCAATAGCAATTTATACTACGCCAACGCTTCAAAAGCCGGGAACAATTGTATATAAAGGTAACTTTGAAATGGATAGGCGTTCTACTGATTTTTATAAAAAAAGGGTTGTGATTATAGTCAATGAATGGACTCAAAGCAGGCAGGAGTTTGCCGCGATGATATTCAGAACGGCGAAAAATGCAGTTGTATTAGGCAGTAAAACTGCAGGTGCCGATGGTACTGTTTGTTCAATGCCTTTGCCTTATGGATTAAATTTACAGTTCACAAAATATGGCATAGAAAATCCCGATAGCACAGAAACGCAAAGAAAGGGAATCAAGATAGATATTCCGGTACAGCCAACAATCAAAGGCGTATTGGCAGGTAAGGATGAGCTGTTGGATAAAGCCATTGATATAATAGAAAACAAAAAATACAGCGCAGAATAATCTGTTAAATTAAAGTACTTTTGAATTAGAATGAGACAAAAAGACATTATCGCGTCCAACGAATCTATCGAAGTCATTGGTGCGCGCGAACACAATCTGAAAAATATCGACATCAACATCCCTAAAAACAAACTCGTTGTTTTTACGGGCGTCTCGGGTAGCGGAAAATCTTCGCTCGCGTTTGATACAATTTATAACGAAGGGCAACGCCGTTATATGGAAAGTTTCAGCGCGTATGCGCGGCAATTTATGGGCGATATGGAACGTCCCGACGTAGATAAAATTTCAGGATTAAGCCCTGTAATTTCCATTGAACAAAAAACCACGAACAGAAATCCACGTTCAACGGTTGGCACAGTTACGGAAGTGTATGATTTTCTGCGGTTGCTGTATGCGAGAATTGGCGAGGCTTTTAGCTACAACACAGGAAAAAAGATGGTCAAGTTTAGCGAGGAAGAAATTGTGGAAGATGTCTATAAAAAATTCTTCAATCAGAAGATAACCATTCTCGCGCCCATTGTTCGCGGGCGCAAAGGACATTACCGCGAACTGTTTGAAGAAACACGCAAGAAAGGTTTTCTCAAAGTGCGCGTAGATGGCGAAGTTCAGGACATTAAAGCCAATATGCAAGTGGACAGATACAAAATCCACGACATTGAAATTGTGATTGACAGGATACAGGTAACGAAAGAATTTAAGATTCGTTTGTCGCAAAGTGTTCAGCAGGCTTTGAAGTTGGGAAAAGATTTGGTATTCATTTTAAGCAATGATGACGATAAAGTTCAGCAATACTCTAAACAATTAGTTTGTGCCGATACGGGCATCAGTTATGAAGAGCCTTCGCCCAATTCTTTCTCGTTCAATTCACCGTACGGTGCGTGTCCTGTATGCAAAGGTTTGGGCGAAGTTTACGCGATTAGTCCGGATGAAATTTTACCGAACAAATCATTAAGCGTTAAAGACGGTGGCATTGCACCACTCGGCGAAGAGCGCAGCGCGAGCGTGTTTCAGCAGGTTGCACAGTTTGCCCGCAAACATAAAATAAGTTTGGATAAACCATTGAAAGATTTGAGTGAAGCGCAAATTGATTTGCTCTTGTTCGGCGACGGCAATGCAAAGCGCGAGTATGAAGTGGACACGGATGATGAAACTATTCCGCAAACATATACAGGCAGTTATGAAGGAATTGTGCCGATGCTGAAACGTTGGTTTTCTTCATCGGGAAGCACTGACCATTTGCGCGAATGGACGCAGAAATTCATGGAATTAAAAACCTGCACGGAATGTAACGGACAACGTTTGAAAAAAGAAAGCCTTTGGTTTAAAATCGATAAAAGAAATATTGCCGAGTTGAGTGAACTCGATTTGGATATTTTGATGAGTTGGTTTGTGGATATAGAAAAAAGATTGAGCGATAAACAAAACGCCATCGCAAAAGATATTCTCAAAGAGATTCGTGAGCGCTTGCAATTCTTATTAAATGTCGGCTTGACTTATCTTACAATGAATCGTCCTACACGAACTTTGAGCGGCGGCGAAAGCCAGCGCATCAGGCTTGCAACGCAGATAGGTTCACAGTTACAGGGCATTACGTATGTGTTGGATGAACCATCAATTGGGTTGCATCAAAGAGACAATCACCGGTTGATTTCGGCGTTGGAAAATCTGCGCAATATCGGCAACAGCGTTCTTGTTGTGGAGCATGATAAAGACATTATGCTGGCATCGGATTATCTCGTGGATATTGGTCCGCGTGCAGGCATTCACGGCGGCGAAATTGTTTTTGCCGGCACGCCGCACGAAGCGTTAAAAGCGAATACCAATACGGCGCAATACATCAGCGGAAAAAAGAAAATTGAGATACCAAAAACACGCAGAAAAGGCAACGGAAAATTCATCGAAATAAAAGGTGCAAAAGGCAATAACCTGCAAAACGTTTCCGTGAAATTTCCTTTGGGCGAATTGATTGTGGTTACAGGCGTTTCGGGTTCCGGAAAATCTACGTTGATTAATGAAACGCTGTATCCGATACTTTCGCAATATTGTTACAAATCAAAAACAAACCCGCTGGAATATAAGTCAGTAAAGGGTTTGGAGCATATTGATAAAGTAATAGAAATTGACCAATCGCCGATCGGTCGTACGCCGCGAAGTAATCCTGCGACGTATTG from Arachidicoccus sp. BS20 encodes the following:
- a CDS encoding GH92 family glycosyl hydrolase yields the protein MKQKLLFIVCIVLGTANVFAQKNNLSYLKPEIGGVGHLLVPTRPTIQLPYQSIRMTPSRRDYLDDQISDFPLQVVSHRLGQVFSIMPSTDAVISPNSWNEKYAYDQDLEDRSPWHYQNFFTEKNISVDFVPGKKAAIFRFIFPKNVNKSLLLGAYNGSESYWKLTNNNTLEGMQYFEAEDNLKPVKVYVYGTFSSKTKLYSADNEQQDAVTGRGAKAYCNFVSGSDTVEFRYAISYISPQQAKQNFNDELKNISLNKLAAQGEEAWAKVMNQIQVEGGTVEQKESFYTALYRCYERMVNITEDGKYYSGYDNKIHEDKRPFYVDDWVWDTHHALHPLRMILQPTVEEDMLQSYVRMYEQSGWMPTFPVLYGDHACMNGFNSSIVFLDAYRKGLKNIDYKSAYEGMLKNSLSATKLPWKNGPATTLDSFYYTHGYFPALHPGEKEPYPFVQSFERRQAVAVTLGASYDDWATGQLAKEFGKTDDYKLLDARSNDYKNLWNTDKKFFLPKDSAGNWIMIDPKWDGGPGGRDYYDENNGWTYLWQVQENIPSLIDLMDGKQSFEQRLDQLFREDLGREKKLFWVKFTDATGLVGQFSMGNEPSFFIPYLYDYSNAPWKTQERIRILLNTWFHNDIFGIPGDEDGGGMSAFVVFSSLGFYPVTPGKPVYAIGSPLFTKASIRLQNGKTFTVIAHNSSKTNKYIQSAKLNGKPLNTPFFTHSDLINGGTLELEMGDRPNKSWGVVNK
- a CDS encoding GH92 family glycosyl hydrolase, encoding MRKILSLICSVAVASGISAQVTNSETSLVDYVNPLMGSDSKVDLSTGNTYPAIGLPWAMNMWTPQTGRDGDGWQYTYTADKIRGFKQTHQPSPWMNDYGVFSLMPVTGKAVFDENERASWFSHKTEISKPYYYSVYLADQDVTTEIAPTLRAAMFRFTFPKTDSAFVVIDAFQRHSFVKIIPEKNEIIGYSTFYARGPLKNFKNYFVIKFDKPFKSIGTWSNKDLNRGSLSADDKHVGAIVNFDSKYRGEQVVAKVASSFISAEQAELNLKELGNDNFETVEQKGKDIWNKTLGSVKVDGGTIDQMRTFYSCLYRMLFFPNRLYEVNAEGKIVHYSPYDGQVHDGYMFGGTGFWDTFRALYPFLNLMYPSVVKEMQEGLVNDYKEGGWLPEWSSPGYADIMVGNNSASIVSEAYMKGLRGYDINTLYEALLHDANNEGPMSAVGRKGVRYYNTLGYVPYDVGINENAARTLEYAYDDFAIYQLAKVLHRPQAEIDLYAKRCLNYKNLFDPSHNLMRGKNKDGSWSANFNPFKWGDAFTEGNSWHYSWSVFHDMQGLIDLMGGKKTFVNMLDSIFKMPPTFDDSYYGGVIHEIREMQIMNMGQYAHGNQPIQHMLYLYNYAGEPWKSQYWIREAMNKLYKATPDGYCGDEDNGQTSAWYVFSALGFYSVCPAVPQYVLGAPLFKKVTLNLENGKTFTISAPANSDANRYVKSATLNGKSYDKNFINHFDILKGGTFQLQMSDVPNKQKGISPEDYPYSFSTDKNK
- a CDS encoding basic secretory family protein, whose product is MLKKVMFVFGVVSCALISNNLNAQRHRRSWNDVDRADAVNIDSTTKEGYTLIFINHDSTFDKAVEKHMTEVFFKVYPEEAKEYNPNTRKKVFIIIDPAYKGVAATAGSIVRVNPEWMHQHPEDVDVVTHEVMHIVQSYRGGAGPGWITEGIADFVRNEYGVNNKAAGWSLTPFNSKQSYTNAYRITARFLVWIEKKYDKTFVRELNEAMREHTYTDDFWKNKTGKTVDELWAEYAANPAI
- a CDS encoding S41 family peptidase; translated protein: MRNNNSVMKLKYCFYWIIFFTNLAWSQPDIKVNSINILTNNKISQLSNLGQVWGFLKYYHPAVYSGEYDWDSKLLQVFPQVLNAKNNNDAYEIIERWVDSLGTVPACTNCSFIPVKDIKLKADYGTLFDKNNLAVSLMRKLRFIAENYNAPDSQYYVAADKEYGELFIKNESAYENARINAPMNFLALYRFWNYIQYFYPYRHLIGKSWTRVLNEFIPVFYGIKNDTDYVIACTKMITSINDSHGCISLLPPRFGSAPLAIQHHKAIPVQTSFIENKCVVTGYYQDSLEIKNILHRGDIIDSINGISIDSVIQRYSPYIPASNYPTKLRELIAPMFNVLRGDEDSMTLYITRNKQSFNLCLPLLTDSQITKAAYYTKDVVHKPVCSVISNNIGYLCPQDMQLKDTAAIERMFANTKGLIIDLRYYPTPWIVYLMYWLEAEIKPIAIYTTPTLQKPGTIVYKGNFEMDRRSTDFYKKRVVIIVNEWTQSRQEFAAMIFRTAKNAVVLGSKTAGADGTVCSMPLPYGLNLQFTKYGIENPDSTETQRKGIKIDIPVQPTIKGVLAGKDELLDKAIDIIENKKYSAE
- the uvrA gene encoding excinuclease ABC subunit UvrA is translated as MRQKDIIASNESIEVIGAREHNLKNIDINIPKNKLVVFTGVSGSGKSSLAFDTIYNEGQRRYMESFSAYARQFMGDMERPDVDKISGLSPVISIEQKTTNRNPRSTVGTVTEVYDFLRLLYARIGEAFSYNTGKKMVKFSEEEIVEDVYKKFFNQKITILAPIVRGRKGHYRELFEETRKKGFLKVRVDGEVQDIKANMQVDRYKIHDIEIVIDRIQVTKEFKIRLSQSVQQALKLGKDLVFILSNDDDKVQQYSKQLVCADTGISYEEPSPNSFSFNSPYGACPVCKGLGEVYAISPDEILPNKSLSVKDGGIAPLGEERSASVFQQVAQFARKHKISLDKPLKDLSEAQIDLLLFGDGNAKREYEVDTDDETIPQTYTGSYEGIVPMLKRWFSSSGSTDHLREWTQKFMELKTCTECNGQRLKKESLWFKIDKRNIAELSELDLDILMSWFVDIEKRLSDKQNAIAKDILKEIRERLQFLLNVGLTYLTMNRPTRTLSGGESQRIRLATQIGSQLQGITYVLDEPSIGLHQRDNHRLISALENLRNIGNSVLVVEHDKDIMLASDYLVDIGPRAGIHGGEIVFAGTPHEALKANTNTAQYISGKKKIEIPKTRRKGNGKFIEIKGAKGNNLQNVSVKFPLGELIVVTGVSGSGKSTLINETLYPILSQYCYKSKTNPLEYKSVKGLEHIDKVIEIDQSPIGRTPRSNPATYCGFFTDIRQLFASLPEAKIRGYNAGRFSFNVKGGRCDVCEGGGMRVIEMNFLPDVYVPCEKCNGKRYNRETLEIRYKGKSISDVLNMTVDEAVEFFQPVPSLYRKIKTLQDVGLGYISLGQSAVTLSGGEAQRVKLSTELAKKDTGKTFYILDEPTTGLHFSDIQHLLNVVNKLVDRGNSVLIIEHNLDVIKVADHIIDLGPEGGKGGGKILFEGTPEEMLKHKTSFTAKYLKEEMSLPNPSKGGADEAKI